One genomic window of [Clostridium] scindens ATCC 35704 includes the following:
- a CDS encoding response regulator — protein MNIVIIDDDVLVSSALKTILESKEEIRVSGMGQDGGEALRLYREHKPDVLLMDIRMKNVSGLAASREILKEYPEAKILLLTTFSDDEYIVKALKYGVKGYLLKQDYNSILPALQAVKTGQTVFGTEIIAKIPGLLQEKKTFDWEAHEISGKELEVISLVAEGLSNKEIAKRLFLSEGTVRNYISSILDKLELRDRTQLAVYYLNTTR, from the coding sequence TTGAATATTGTAATTATAGATGATGACGTGCTGGTATCCAGCGCATTGAAGACGATACTGGAGTCCAAGGAAGAGATCCGGGTATCTGGCATGGGACAGGATGGAGGCGAGGCGCTAAGATTGTACCGGGAGCACAAGCCGGATGTGCTTCTGATGGATATCCGCATGAAGAATGTAAGCGGGCTGGCTGCCTCCCGGGAGATACTAAAGGAGTATCCCGAAGCAAAGATCTTGCTTCTTACTACCTTTTCCGACGATGAATACATTGTAAAGGCGCTGAAATATGGCGTGAAGGGCTATCTGCTGAAGCAGGATTACAACAGCATCCTACCGGCACTGCAGGCGGTAAAAACAGGCCAGACGGTATTTGGGACTGAGATTATCGCCAAGATACCGGGCCTTCTGCAGGAGAAGAAGACCTTTGACTGGGAGGCGCATGAGATCAGCGGGAAGGAACTGGAAGTAATCTCCCTGGTGGCGGAGGGTCTGAGCAATAAAGAGATTGCGAAGCGCCTGTTCTTAAGCGAGGGTACGGTGCGCAATTATATCAGCAGCATACTGGACAAATTAGAACTAAGAGACCGCACGCAATTGGCGGTCTATTATCTGAATACTACGAGGTAG
- a CDS encoding sensor histidine kinase, whose translation MKRTIDQTVLLIYCFATVLLVPADTAFLVAFLAAIIYGASNLYRDSRKWNLASAIVFLAISIVIPQFLLFTPLVLYGLLDYRQYILIAVLAGLYLNSYGPKEPDIMCFIALGCAVAMLIQYQTGKFEELEHKYRKTRDDGAELNLLLKEKNQNLLEKQDYEIYTATLRERNRIAREIHDNVGHMLSRSILMVGAMKAISREENLKEPLLQLEVTLNAAMSSVRQSVHDLHDESINMKEVLGELVGDFTFCKAHLEYDMGYDVPREIRYSFIMIVKEALNNVIKHSNATRVSVLAREHPGLYQLVIEDNGSVSGSEEVKDGARGIGIQNMKERIEALDGTIQIRKERGFRIYITVPKKEEVGI comes from the coding sequence ATGAAGAGAACGATCGACCAGACAGTCTTGCTGATATATTGTTTTGCCACCGTATTGCTGGTGCCGGCTGATACGGCATTTCTCGTCGCCTTTCTTGCGGCCATTATCTATGGGGCATCCAATCTCTATCGGGATTCCCGGAAGTGGAATCTTGCATCCGCCATCGTTTTTCTTGCAATATCAATCGTAATCCCGCAGTTCTTGCTCTTCACCCCGCTCGTATTATATGGCCTGCTGGATTACCGACAGTATATACTGATTGCTGTCCTGGCGGGGCTTTATCTGAATTCTTATGGACCAAAGGAGCCAGACATTATGTGCTTTATAGCGCTTGGATGCGCGGTGGCTATGCTGATCCAGTATCAGACCGGAAAGTTTGAAGAACTGGAGCATAAGTATCGAAAGACCAGGGATGACGGCGCAGAACTGAATCTTCTACTGAAGGAGAAGAACCAGAATCTGCTGGAGAAGCAGGACTATGAGATCTATACAGCCACCTTGAGGGAGCGCAACCGGATCGCGAGGGAGATTCATGATAATGTGGGCCATATGCTGTCCAGGTCGATTCTTATGGTGGGAGCCATGAAGGCCATCAGCAGGGAAGAGAACTTAAAAGAACCGCTGCTCCAGCTGGAGGTTACCTTGAATGCCGCGATGAGCAGCGTGCGTCAAAGCGTCCACGACCTTCACGACGAGTCCATCAATATGAAGGAAGTTCTGGGGGAGCTGGTGGGCGATTTCACCTTCTGTAAGGCCCATCTGGAATATGATATGGGATACGATGTCCCAAGGGAGATCAGGTATAGTTTTATCATGATTGTAAAAGAGGCGCTTAACAACGTCATAAAGCACAGCAACGCTACCCGGGTGAGCGTTCTTGCAAGAGAGCACCCGGGGCTGTACCAGCTGGTAATCGAGGATAACGGAAGCGTCAGCGGTTCGGAAGAAGTAAAGGATGGTGCCCGGGGAATCGGGATACAGAATATGAAGGAGCGGATCGAGGCGCTGGACGGAACCATACAGATCCGAAAGGAGCGGGGATTCCGAATCTACATCACGGTGCCGAAGAAAGAGGAGGTAGGGATTTGA
- a CDS encoding ABC transporter ATP-binding protein encodes MIHIENLVKRYGDLVALDHLSLNIQEGEIFGLLGPNGSGKTTAINCLLALLKYDKGTITIFGKPMRPNSYDIKKDIGVVMQNVAVFEQMTVRENIDYFCGLYVKDKEKRRSLVEEAIAFTGLEDFEKMRPKKLSGGLLRRLNIACGIVHKPKLIILDEPTVAVDPQSRNKILEGIMELNRQGSTIIYTSHYMEEVEQICSRIAIIDHGKVLATGTTEELKRMIKTGETITIEAISLTDLELAEIRQLPHVFDLSYEEQILKIRLSSAKHNLVRVLDYLKENDVSFGRVFSELPTLNDVFLEITGKELRD; translated from the coding sequence ATGATCCACATTGAAAATCTGGTAAAACGATATGGAGACCTGGTGGCGCTGGACCACTTAAGCCTTAATATACAGGAGGGAGAAATCTTCGGCCTGCTGGGTCCCAATGGGTCCGGCAAGACTACCGCCATCAACTGTCTGCTCGCGCTGTTAAAATATGACAAGGGCACCATCACCATATTCGGAAAGCCCATGCGTCCCAACAGTTATGACATCAAAAAAGACATCGGGGTAGTCATGCAGAACGTGGCAGTCTTTGAACAGATGACCGTCCGGGAGAACATCGACTACTTCTGCGGCCTGTACGTCAAAGACAAGGAAAAACGAAGAAGCCTGGTGGAGGAAGCCATCGCGTTTACCGGCCTGGAAGACTTCGAGAAAATGAGGCCGAAGAAACTATCCGGCGGGCTCCTTCGCAGGCTGAATATTGCCTGCGGCATCGTGCACAAGCCTAAGCTTATCATCCTGGATGAGCCTACCGTAGCCGTAGATCCCCAGAGCAGGAACAAGATCCTGGAAGGCATTATGGAACTGAACCGCCAGGGTTCTACCATCATCTACACTTCCCACTACATGGAAGAAGTAGAGCAGATCTGCTCCCGCATCGCCATCATTGACCACGGAAAGGTCCTCGCCACAGGAACGACGGAGGAATTAAAGAGGATGATCAAGACCGGGGAGACCATCACCATCGAGGCCATCTCGCTGACTGACTTGGAACTGGCCGAGATTCGCCAGCTGCCTCATGTATTCGATCTCTCTTACGAGGAGCAGATACTGAAGATACGCTTAAGCAGCGCCAAGCATAACCTGGTGCGCGTACTGGATTATCTGAAGGAAAACGACGTCTCCTTCGGCCGGGTATTCTCCGAACTCCCCACCTTGAATGACGTATTCCTTGAAATCACCGGCAAAGAGTTAAGAGATTAG
- a CDS encoding ABC transporter permease — protein sequence MLHLLKYRFIQTVRDYPIMFWALAFPLILGTFFYFSFGSAGLDGTGDYEWDPIKVAIIEEDLSSKNAESFQAFLEKLEPDTLDIQDISSESDAIKALKEETILGIYYVDDIPSLSVGKNGINESILSSLLKNYNQNAAMIQKIAMTHPEKMGAAIEAMKDYHPETRNESLGGKTLDPNVQYFFALIAYACLSGAFLGVRSSLDSQANLSALGARRSITPTHKLKLILIDMTVLFIIHFINILVLNLYLIKVLGISLGDNIGALLVVDFMGSMIGVSLGIAFGCLGKLSTDMKLGLTVAITLIPGFLAGLMFGNMKNIIELHCPIINRLNPAAVLSDAFYCMSVYNDAHRFARSIGILAIMSALFLLIAYLGIRRERYDSI from the coding sequence ATGCTACACTTACTGAAATACCGATTCATACAGACTGTAAGAGACTATCCCATCATGTTCTGGGCGCTGGCCTTTCCTCTGATCCTTGGAACCTTCTTCTACTTCTCTTTCGGCAGCGCCGGCCTTGATGGAACCGGAGACTACGAGTGGGATCCTATCAAGGTGGCCATAATCGAGGAAGACTTAAGTTCCAAGAATGCCGAATCTTTCCAGGCCTTCCTTGAGAAACTGGAGCCCGACACGCTGGACATCCAGGATATTTCTTCCGAATCTGACGCAATCAAAGCCTTGAAAGAAGAGACCATCCTTGGAATCTATTACGTAGACGATATCCCTTCTCTCTCCGTAGGGAAAAACGGGATCAATGAAAGCATCCTGTCTTCCCTTCTGAAAAATTATAACCAGAACGCGGCCATGATCCAGAAGATCGCAATGACTCATCCTGAAAAGATGGGCGCGGCTATTGAGGCAATGAAGGATTATCATCCGGAGACCAGGAACGAATCCCTGGGCGGAAAAACGCTGGACCCTAATGTGCAGTATTTCTTCGCATTGATTGCCTACGCGTGCCTCTCCGGAGCGTTTCTGGGCGTCCGCTCCAGCCTTGACAGCCAGGCCAACCTGTCTGCGCTTGGCGCCAGGCGCAGCATAACCCCTACCCATAAACTGAAGCTGATCCTGATAGACATGACGGTGCTGTTCATCATCCATTTCATTAACATCCTGGTTCTCAACCTGTATCTTATAAAAGTGCTGGGAATCAGCCTTGGAGATAATATCGGCGCGCTGCTGGTCGTGGACTTCATGGGAAGCATGATCGGCGTAAGTTTAGGAATCGCCTTCGGGTGCCTCGGCAAACTGTCTACGGATATGAAGCTGGGACTTACGGTCGCCATCACCTTGATTCCGGGATTCCTGGCTGGGCTGATGTTCGGCAATATGAAGAATATCATCGAACTTCACTGCCCAATCATCAACCGGCTGAATCCGGCCGCCGTATTAAGCGATGCCTTTTACTGCATGAGCGTATATAATGACGCGCATCGCTTTGCAAGAAGCATCGGCATTCTTGCCATCATGAGCGCGCTGTTTCTGCTCATTGCATACCTGGGCATAAGGAGGGAACGATATGACAGTATTTAA
- a CDS encoding ABC transporter permease, translating into MTVFKGFMTITKRNLNILFLYIAIFLAICFAIQKMDVQNTAKSYSMESLDIAVIDRDGGELAKGMASYLEQYHTIKDMPDDKSVIQDRLFYREVNYVVTIPKDFESRCLNGTETLPVIKVPGSTTGYYVDQQIDTFLNNVRVLTASGFSLPEAIAEVKENAKEPADITLIDKNGHGGRRTMYSFMYQYMPYILLSILCYSLTYIMIAFNKPDVKRRMLCSAVSGKRQNAQLILGYAVIGLAVWVLCNMLPVLMYGKEFLKDPHLPHYLFNSFLLMLVSLSISFLVGSLVRKEEMISAVVNVVSLGLSFISGVLVSLEVLSKGIKTVARFLPIYWYETGNNLIANNHTFSSTQLKSLYTGYVIQILFALAFLFIALVIIHNRRQSAN; encoded by the coding sequence ATGACAGTATTTAAAGGTTTTATGACTATCACCAAACGCAATCTTAATATTTTATTCCTGTATATCGCCATCTTTCTGGCCATATGCTTTGCCATCCAGAAGATGGATGTCCAGAACACCGCCAAGTCCTACAGCATGGAAAGCCTAGATATCGCGGTCATCGACCGGGACGGCGGGGAACTGGCTAAGGGAATGGCCTCCTACCTGGAACAGTACCATACCATTAAAGACATGCCCGATGACAAGTCGGTCATCCAGGACCGCCTCTTCTACCGGGAAGTCAATTATGTAGTGACGATCCCGAAGGATTTTGAAAGCAGATGCCTGAATGGAACAGAGACGCTTCCCGTCATCAAGGTTCCCGGGAGCACTACCGGCTACTATGTAGACCAGCAGATCGACACCTTCCTGAATAACGTGCGGGTCCTGACTGCCAGCGGATTCTCTCTTCCCGAAGCCATTGCCGAAGTGAAGGAGAATGCAAAGGAGCCGGCGGACATAACGCTGATCGATAAGAATGGGCATGGGGGCCGACGGACGATGTACTCCTTCATGTACCAGTATATGCCTTATATCCTCCTGTCCATCCTGTGCTATTCCTTGACCTATATCATGATCGCCTTTAATAAGCCGGATGTCAAAAGGCGGATGCTGTGTTCCGCCGTATCCGGCAAACGGCAGAACGCCCAGCTGATATTAGGCTATGCGGTCATCGGCCTTGCAGTCTGGGTGTTGTGCAACATGCTTCCGGTTCTCATGTATGGAAAGGAATTTTTAAAGGATCCGCACCTGCCCCACTATCTGTTCAACAGTTTCCTGCTGATGCTGGTATCCCTTTCGATCTCATTCCTGGTGGGAAGCCTGGTACGCAAGGAGGAGATGATCAGCGCAGTGGTCAACGTAGTCTCCCTTGGCCTGTCCTTTATCAGCGGGGTGCTGGTAAGCCTGGAGGTGTTAAGCAAAGGAATCAAGACCGTTGCACGCTTCCTTCCGATCTATTGGTATGAGACCGGCAACAACTTGATCGCCAACAACCACACGTTCAGCAGCACCCAGCTGAAATCCCTGTATACAGGGTACGTCATCCAGATTCTGTTCGCCCTGGCATTCTTATTCATAGCCCTGGTGATCATCCACAACCGGCGGCAAAGCGCGAATTAG
- the dnaJ gene encoding molecular chaperone DnaJ, translating to MAESKRDYYEVLGVSRDADDATLKKAYRQVAKKYHPDMNPGDAEAEKKFKEASEAYAVLSDPEKRRQYDQFGHAAFEGGAGGAGGFGGFDFGGADFSDIFGDIFGDLFGGGSRRGRAGQGPMKGMNIRKSVRITFEEAVFGCEKEIEVILKDPCPKCSGTGAKPGTSPETCPKCGGKGQVVYTQQSFFGTVQNVQTCPDCHGTGKIIREKCPDCSGTGYVSNKKKIAVTIPAGIDNGQSVRIREKGEPGVNGGPRGDLLVEVNVSRHPIFQRQDMHIFSTVPISFAQAAIGADIRIKTVDGEVLYNVKPGTKTDTKVRLKGKGVPSLRNSQVRGDHYVTLVIQTPEHLSQEAKEALRRFDELTGNTLGTASESDSEPKSGKKKKGFMDKVKEAFDD from the coding sequence ATGGCAGAATCAAAGAGAGATTACTATGAAGTGCTTGGCGTCAGCAGAGATGCCGACGACGCCACATTAAAAAAAGCATACAGACAGGTTGCCAAGAAATACCATCCTGATATGAATCCCGGAGACGCTGAAGCAGAGAAGAAGTTCAAAGAAGCGTCCGAAGCCTATGCAGTCTTGAGTGACCCGGAGAAACGGCGCCAGTACGACCAGTTCGGCCATGCTGCCTTTGAAGGAGGCGCTGGAGGCGCCGGCGGATTCGGCGGATTTGATTTTGGCGGGGCGGACTTCAGCGATATATTTGGCGACATATTCGGCGACCTGTTCGGCGGCGGCAGCCGCAGGGGCCGTGCAGGCCAGGGCCCTATGAAGGGCATGAATATCCGCAAGAGCGTAAGGATTACTTTTGAAGAGGCAGTATTCGGCTGTGAGAAAGAGATCGAGGTCATCTTAAAAGATCCATGCCCGAAGTGCAGCGGCACAGGCGCGAAGCCGGGAACCTCCCCGGAAACCTGTCCAAAATGCGGAGGCAAAGGCCAGGTAGTATATACGCAGCAGTCCTTCTTTGGAACTGTGCAGAATGTTCAGACCTGTCCGGACTGTCACGGAACCGGCAAGATCATTCGGGAAAAATGTCCGGATTGCAGTGGAACGGGATATGTATCCAATAAGAAGAAGATTGCGGTTACGATACCGGCCGGCATTGACAATGGACAGAGCGTGCGTATCCGCGAAAAAGGAGAACCGGGCGTAAACGGCGGCCCAAGAGGGGATCTGCTGGTAGAGGTTAACGTATCCAGGCATCCGATATTCCAGCGCCAGGATATGCATATCTTCTCCACTGTGCCAATCTCATTTGCCCAGGCGGCGATCGGCGCGGATATCCGGATCAAGACGGTAGACGGGGAAGTTCTGTATAATGTGAAGCCAGGCACGAAGACGGATACGAAAGTGCGGCTGAAAGGAAAAGGGGTTCCATCCCTTCGCAATTCCCAGGTACGGGGCGATCACTATGTGACATTGGTAATCCAGACCCCGGAACATCTAAGCCAGGAGGCGAAAGAAGCGCTTCGAAGATTTGACGAGCTGACCGGCAATACGCTGGGAACCGCGTCTGAAAGCGATTCCGAGCCCAAGAGCGGCAAGAAGAAAAAAGGATTTATGGATAAAGTAAAGGAAGCCTTTGATGATTAA
- the dnaK gene encoding molecular chaperone DnaK codes for MGKIIGIDLGTTNSCVAVMEGGQPTVIANTEGARTTPSVVAFTKTGERLVGEPAKRQAVTNAERTISSIKREMGSDFRVTIDDKKYSPQEISAMILQKLKADAEGYLGEKVTEAVITVPAYFNDAQRQATKDAGKIAGLDVKRIINEPTAAALAYGLDNEKEQKIMVYDLGGGTFDVSVIEIGDGVIEVLSTAGNNRLGGDDFDQKITDYMIAEFKKQEGVDLSADKMALQRLKEAAEKAKKELSSATTTNINLPFITATAEGPKHFDMNLTRAKFDELTHDLVAKTSEPVTRALSDAGITASELGQVLLVGGSTRIPAVQEEVKRLTGKEPSKSLNPDECVALGASVQGGKLAGDTGAGDILLLDVTPLSLSIETMGGVATRLIERNTTIPTKKSQIFSTAADNQTAVDINVVQGERQFAKDNKSLGQFRLDGIPPAPRGVPQIEVTFDIDANGIVNVSAKDLGTGKEQHITITAGSNMSDDEIDKAVKEAAAFEAQDKKRKEGIDTKNDADALVFQTEKALGDVGDKIDAADKATVEADCKALKEILEKVNMDDISDAQIAEIKAGKEKLMESAQKLFTKMYEQAGAAAGAQGADPNMGAGPNPGAGPAPDGFQGDDVVDGDYKEV; via the coding sequence ATGGGCAAAATCATTGGTATTGATTTAGGAACCACGAACAGCTGCGTGGCTGTTATGGAAGGTGGCCAGCCAACGGTCATCGCAAATACGGAAGGCGCCAGAACGACGCCATCTGTCGTAGCATTTACAAAAACAGGGGAACGTCTTGTGGGCGAGCCTGCAAAACGTCAGGCAGTTACAAACGCGGAGAGGACGATCTCTTCTATTAAAAGAGAGATGGGCTCTGATTTCAGAGTGACGATCGATGATAAGAAATATTCTCCACAGGAGATTTCCGCAATGATTCTTCAGAAGCTTAAGGCAGACGCGGAAGGATATCTGGGAGAAAAGGTAACAGAGGCGGTTATTACTGTGCCAGCGTACTTTAATGACGCTCAGCGCCAGGCTACAAAGGATGCAGGCAAGATTGCGGGCCTTGATGTAAAGCGTATCATCAATGAGCCTACTGCGGCAGCGCTTGCTTACGGACTTGACAATGAGAAAGAACAGAAGATCATGGTATATGACCTTGGCGGAGGTACATTCGACGTATCCGTCATCGAGATCGGCGACGGCGTCATCGAGGTATTATCTACCGCAGGTAACAACAGGCTGGGCGGCGACGACTTCGACCAGAAGATCACGGATTATATGATTGCTGAATTCAAGAAGCAGGAAGGCGTAGACCTGTCTGCCGATAAGATGGCGCTTCAGAGACTGAAAGAAGCGGCAGAGAAGGCAAAGAAGGAACTGTCTTCTGCAACGACCACAAATATCAACCTTCCATTTATTACAGCAACAGCAGAAGGCCCGAAGCATTTTGATATGAACCTGACAAGGGCAAAATTTGATGAACTGACGCATGACCTTGTGGCAAAGACATCCGAGCCGGTAACGAGAGCACTTTCTGACGCAGGCATTACCGCTTCCGAACTGGGCCAGGTACTTCTGGTTGGCGGTTCCACACGTATCCCTGCTGTCCAGGAAGAAGTGAAGCGTCTGACAGGCAAAGAGCCAAGCAAATCTCTGAACCCGGATGAGTGCGTAGCGCTTGGTGCATCCGTTCAGGGCGGCAAGCTTGCCGGAGATACGGGTGCAGGCGATATCCTTCTTTTGGATGTAACTCCGCTGTCACTGTCAATCGAGACGATGGGCGGCGTTGCAACAAGACTGATTGAAAGAAATACGACGATTCCTACCAAGAAGAGCCAGATCTTCTCCACAGCGGCAGATAACCAGACAGCCGTAGATATCAATGTCGTACAGGGAGAGAGACAGTTCGCCAAAGATAACAAGTCTCTGGGACAGTTCAGGCTGGACGGAATCCCGCCGGCTCCACGCGGAGTACCGCAGATCGAAGTTACATTCGACATTGATGCGAACGGCATTGTAAATGTATCCGCAAAAGACCTTGGAACAGGCAAAGAGCAGCATATCACCATCACGGCAGGCTCTAACATGTCTGATGACGAGATCGACAAGGCGGTAAAAGAAGCAGCGGCATTCGAGGCGCAGGATAAGAAGCGCAAGGAAGGCATTGATACAAAGAATGATGCGGACGCCCTGGTATTTCAGACGGAAAAAGCCCTGGGCGATGTAGGAGATAAGATTGATGCTGCAGATAAGGCTACCGTTGAGGCGGACTGCAAGGCATTGAAGGAAATCCTTGAAAAAGTAAACATGGATGACATATCAGACGCGCAGATTGCCGAGATCAAGGCAGGCAAAGAGAAACTGATGGAGAGCGCGCAGAAATTATTTACTAAGATGTATGAACAGGCCGGAGCAGCAGCCGGAGCACAGGGAGCAGACCCGAACATGGGAGCAGGCCCGAATCCGGGAGCAGGCCCTGCACCGGACGGCTTCCAGGGAGACGATGTTGTAGACGGTGACTATAAGGAAGTATAA
- the grpE gene encoding nucleotide exchange factor GrpE codes for MENNQEKSQEEMVKEAVEEAKKSAGELPEGEPGEDQAEEENAKEASEDEEVSDNEEEEPDEEQEPDEEEEPDEEDEDKKSGKKLFGKKNKKDKKDEKIEELTDRLTRQMAEFDNFRKRTEKEKSQMYEIGAKDIIEKMLPVVDNFERGLDAVKEEDKEDPFIQGMEMVYKQLMTVLGELGVKPIEAVGKEFDPNLHNAVMHVEDENFGENIIAEEFQKGYMYRDSVVRHSMVKVAN; via the coding sequence TTGGAGAATAATCAGGAAAAGAGCCAGGAAGAAATGGTAAAAGAGGCTGTGGAAGAAGCCAAAAAGTCGGCCGGGGAACTGCCGGAAGGCGAGCCCGGGGAAGATCAGGCAGAAGAAGAGAACGCCAAAGAGGCTTCCGAAGACGAAGAGGTCTCCGATAACGAGGAAGAAGAGCCGGATGAGGAACAAGAGCCGGATGAGGAAGAAGAGCCGGATGAGGAAGACGAAGATAAAAAATCCGGCAAGAAGTTATTTGGCAAGAAGAATAAGAAAGATAAAAAGGACGAGAAGATTGAGGAACTGACTGACAGGCTCACTCGTCAAATGGCAGAGTTTGATAACTTCCGCAAGCGTACGGAAAAGGAGAAATCCCAGATGTACGAGATAGGAGCGAAAGATATCATAGAAAAGATGCTTCCGGTAGTCGACAACTTTGAGCGAGGGCTTGACGCTGTCAAGGAAGAAGACAAGGAAGACCCATTTATCCAGGGAATGGAGATGGTGTATAAGCAGTTAATGACCGTGCTGGGAGAATTGGGCGTTAAGCCGATCGAAGCGGTAGGCAAAGAATTTGACCCGAATCTCCACAATGCAGTGATGCATGTGGAAGATGAGAACTTTGGCGAGAATATCATAGCCGAGGAATTCCAGAAAGGTTATATGTACCGTGACTCCGTAGTGAGGCACAGCATGGTAAAAGTAGCAAACTAA
- the hrcA gene encoding heat-inducible transcriptional repressor HrcA translates to MVSEHGLSDRKLKILHAIIQNYLETGEPVGSRTISKYTDLNLSSATIRNEMADLEEMGYIMQPHTSAGRIPSDKGYRLYVDMLMEEKEQELSEMQEQMLDKADKMDQLLRQAAKVLANSTNYATMVSTPMNNENKLKFIQLSMVDDEQIIAVIVLGGNVIKNKIIDIDEPISNENLLKLNMLLNTTLNGMSIEEINLGLIARLKEQAGIHSEVVGNVLDAVADVIQVDDDMQIYTSGATNIFKYPELSDNQSAQEIISAFEEKQQLSELVTQTLSQEDNTGIQVYIGDETPVKTMKDCSVVTATYELGDGMKGTIGIIGPKRMDYEHVLKSMKRLQSELDEMFHRKE, encoded by the coding sequence ATGGTATCAGAACATGGACTTAGTGACCGCAAGCTTAAGATCCTTCATGCGATTATCCAGAACTATCTGGAGACAGGCGAGCCGGTTGGTTCCAGAACCATATCGAAGTATACGGATCTGAACTTAAGTTCTGCAACCATCCGTAACGAGATGGCGGACTTGGAAGAGATGGGCTATATCATGCAGCCTCACACGTCGGCCGGACGCATTCCTTCGGATAAAGGCTACAGACTCTATGTAGATATGCTGATGGAAGAAAAAGAACAGGAACTGAGCGAGATGCAGGAACAGATGCTGGATAAGGCAGATAAGATGGATCAACTTCTAAGACAGGCAGCAAAGGTCCTGGCTAACAGTACGAATTATGCAACGATGGTATCTACGCCCATGAACAATGAGAACAAACTTAAGTTCATTCAGCTGTCCATGGTAGACGATGAGCAGATCATCGCGGTAATCGTGCTTGGAGGCAATGTAATCAAGAATAAGATTATTGACATTGACGAGCCAATCAGCAATGAGAATCTGTTGAAATTGAATATGCTTTTGAACACGACGCTGAATGGCATGTCTATCGAGGAAATCAATCTTGGATTGATCGCAAGGCTGAAGGAGCAGGCAGGCATACACAGCGAGGTGGTTGGAAACGTTCTGGATGCGGTGGCGGATGTCATCCAGGTGGATGATGATATGCAGATCTATACAAGCGGAGCCACGAACATCTTCAAGTATCCGGAACTCAGCGATAATCAAAGCGCCCAGGAGATTATCAGCGCCTTTGAGGAAAAGCAGCAGCTTAGCGAGTTGGTAACGCAGACGTTATCGCAGGAAGATAATACTGGCATTCAGGTTTACATCGGTGATGAGACGCCGGTCAAGACCATGAAGGATTGCAGCGTTGTCACCGCCACTTATGAATTAGGCGACGGCATGAAGGGAACCATAGGTATTATCGGGCCAAAGAGAATGGATTATGAGCATGTATTAAAATCCATGAAGCGGCTGCAAAGCGAATTGGATGAAATGTTTCATAGAAAAGAATAG
- a CDS encoding lipoate--protein ligase: MNYIIWAESNDPRYNLAVEAHLQTLVKEGDVILYLWQNEHTVVIGKNQNILKECRARLLEEEGGYVARRTTGGGAVYQDMGNVCFTFLASPEMYDLKRQSGIIADACGFYGIETQASGRNDILTKEGLKFSGNAYSKTASCNVQHGTLMVDVDKERMTRYLTPSKEKMKAKGVDSVRSRVCNLRDLNQEITTQGIMEQMAESFQKEYGTAQILKLSREDQEKIRQIYESYCSWEWVYGQSPACEIIHQKRFGWGEVEIQMHLENLVIKEIKVYTDALDIGLPQAIEKAFRGRRYDLSDAATDAAEGESAIERQKQVKEVIDWIAEIS, encoded by the coding sequence ATGAATTACATCATATGGGCAGAATCGAATGATCCAAGATACAATCTGGCAGTGGAAGCCCACTTGCAGACATTGGTAAAAGAAGGGGATGTCATTTTGTACCTGTGGCAGAATGAGCATACTGTAGTAATAGGAAAGAATCAGAATATCCTGAAAGAATGCAGAGCCAGGCTTCTGGAAGAGGAAGGCGGCTATGTGGCCCGTCGGACGACGGGGGGTGGTGCGGTCTACCAGGATATGGGAAATGTCTGCTTCACATTTCTTGCGTCTCCAGAGATGTATGACTTGAAAAGACAGTCCGGGATCATCGCGGATGCGTGCGGATTCTACGGAATTGAGACGCAGGCTTCCGGCCGGAATGATATACTGACCAAGGAAGGACTTAAATTTTCCGGCAATGCGTATTCTAAGACGGCCAGCTGCAATGTGCAGCACGGAACGCTGATGGTGGACGTGGACAAGGAGAGGATGACCCGCTATCTGACGCCATCTAAAGAGAAAATGAAGGCGAAAGGCGTCGATTCCGTCAGATCCAGGGTGTGCAACCTAAGGGACTTGAACCAGGAAATCACGACACAGGGAATTATGGAGCAGATGGCGGAAAGTTTCCAGAAGGAATATGGTACGGCGCAGATTCTGAAATTAAGCAGGGAGGATCAAGAGAAGATCCGGCAGATCTATGAATCCTATTGTTCCTGGGAATGGGTATATGGACAGTCTCCGGCGTGCGAGATCATCCACCAGAAACGGTTCGGCTGGGGAGAAGTAGAGATTCAGATGCACTTGGAAAACCTCGTCATCAAGGAGATAAAGGTATATACGGATGCATTGGACATAGGCCTGCCGCAGGCGATCGAGAAGGCATTCAGAGGCAGGCGTTATGATCTGTCAGACGCCGCCACGGACGCGGCAGAAGGAGAATCCGCCATAGAAAGGCAGAAGCAGGTGAAGGAGGTAATCGATTGGATTGCAGAGATATCTTAA